A region of the Streptomyces durocortorensis genome:
CGGGCCGGCCCAAGGTGATCGGCCGACCGGCCGACTCCGTACTGGCCGAGATCGACCGGCACGGTGCAGTGCCCGGAATCCCCGGCAAGGGGGAGCGGGTGATGCTGCTGAACTCGGTCATGCACAACATGGGCCTGGTCAGCGGTGTGCTGCATGCTCTCGCGGCCGGGGCGACCCTGATCGTCCCACCGACGCTCCGCCCGGCCGAAGTGGTGCGCATGATGGCTCGAACCGACACGTCCGCCGTCTACGGAACCCCCGTTCACTACGACCTGCTGTCCCGGGTCGAGAGCCGGCCGGAGCTTCCCGCGCTGCGGCTCGCGGTGTCCGGCGGTGAACGGGTGCCGCAGGAAACCCATGACCGGTTCCGCACACACTTCGGCCTGCCGATCAGTCCGGTCTACGGTGTGACCGAGTTCGGGCTGATCGCGGGCGACCTGTCCGGTGCGTCCGTGCCTCCTCAGCTGGGGCCCCCGGTACCGGGGGCCGAGGTGAAGGTGGTCGACGAGGAACTCTTCGTCCGGATGAAGCAGTCGCCGTATCTGTACGGCGGGCACACCGACCGTTTCGCGGACGGTTGGCTGCGGACCTACGACCGGGTACGCCAGGACCCGGCGACCGGGGTTCTCACCATGCTCGGCCGGGCCGACTCCCTGGCCGTCGTGGGCGGGCTCAAGGTCGACCTCGCGGAGGTGGAGACCGTCCTGCTGGATCACCCTCGGGTGACCGAGACGGTGGTGACCCATGGGGAGGTCATCGAGGCGTTCGTGGGGACCGACCAGGAACTTGCCTCGGACGAACTCGTCGCCTGGTGCCGTGAGCGGCTGAGCCCGGCAAAGAATCCCAAGCGGTTCTTCGTCGCGAAGCGGCTGCCGAGGAACTCCATGGGAAAGCTGGTCCGCGACCGTGCGCTGATGCACGAGCACGTCAAGTCGGAATTGTCATCGCAGACACAGGGGGACCGGTGATCTCGAAGAACGACATCAGAACGATTCTGTCCGAGAGTGCGGGACTTGGACCGCCCGAGGAACTACCGGACGATGCCGAGCTGGCCATCGACTCGTTCACGCTGGTCGTCCTCCAGCACGGACTGGAGGATCGGCACGGTGTCGTCATCGACCCGCAGTTCGAGGACATGGCGCTGTTCACGTCCATCAACGGCATCCACAAGTACGTGATGACGCTTCTGGAAGAGAAATGACCAACCCGTCCCCCCGCCTCGACCGTTTACGCAGGGAGCAGTGATGAGCAACCCCTTCGAGAGCCCCGACGGCACCTTCCACGTCCTCGTCAACGACGAGGGCCAGCACTCGCTGTGGCCCGCGTTCGCCGAGGTACCCGCGGGCTGGACGGTCGTGCTCGCCGAGACCGACCGCCCGACCTGCCTCGCCTACGTCGAGGAGCACTGGACCGACATGCGCCCGCTGAGCCTCGTACGCCGATAGGAGAACGTGATGGACGACGCCGCATTCTCACAACTGCTGCTGGGCGAAGAGGATCTGGAGGAGTCGTTCTACGGCGAGGAGCCGAGCGCCGCTTACGATCCCGTCTTCGTCTCCGGCGACGCCTCGGGGCGGACCATCGTCGACCTGACGAACATGCTCACGCATGGCACGCACCCCGAGACGACACATCACGCCTCCGCACTGTTCACGAACATCGTGGGTTCGGTGGTCTTCCATCATGTCGCGCAGTTCGGCGACGGAGCCTGCCGACAGGTGTACCAGGAACTCCTCGACGCGGTCCGCGACTGCTCGCACTACCGGATGGGGCTGAACGACGGCGTGCAGCTCGACATCACGAAGGTGGCTGTGGAGCCGATCGAGCTGGGGGACGGCGGCTTCCTGGTGCGCTGGCTGTCCACCGTCGACCACTTCCGTATCGAGACCGCGTGGGTGATCGTGCCGACGGACGGCATCCTCAGCTTCATCAACACCCGCATTCCGGAGGCGTCCGAGATCCATCGGCTCGCCCGTATCGCCATCGATCGCGTCGTCGACCTGACGGGTACGTCATGACGCCCAAGGCATCCGTCGTCGACTTCGAGTCCGCGCTGGAGTCGGTCGACTCCTGGCTGACGGAGTACATATCGGCGAGCCATCCGGAGATCGGCCGCACGGGACCGATCTGTCCGTTCGTGTCACCTTCCCGCAGGAACCGGACGTTGGAGGTTCGTCTACGGCTGGTCGGGCACGCGCCGAGCCTCGAACTGGTCGAGGAGATCGCACACAGCAGTCTGCGAGAGTACGAGCTGACGACCTGGCAGGGCCGCAATCCCATGCTCCAGGCCATGGTGATCGTCCTCCCCGACCTCCGCAGCGAGGACACCGGACTGCTCGACCTGGCCCAGGCGCACGTCAAGGACGACTTCGTGGCGCGGGGACTCATGATCGGCCAGTTCCACGAGAACTGCGATGTGACGGCGGCGCGCAACCCCCGCTTCGTGGTGAGCCGGGCACCGGTGCCGGTCCTCGCGATCCGCGCCATCGCCCTCCACGATGTCTTCTTCCTGTCCGAACGGCCGCACTGGTTCCAGAAGTACCGGGAGAAGTTCGGCAAGTTCTACGGACCGGATTCCACCCTGATGGATCCGCTTCTGGTGGAGCGCTACCGGGAGAGCGAGCAGGCTTACGGCAAGGCGTCATAACGATCTTCTGCTACCGACCGGAAAACGACCTGCCCATGTCGATGCCGATGTCGATGCGAACGCCGGACGAAGTGGTGGCGCGTTCGGCGCTCCTCACACGAGGGCGCGGATCGCCTCGATGGTCCGGTCGACGCTGAGGGTCCCGTCCGCGCAGTCGCGCAGCAGGGCCGTCACCCGTTCGTCCTGGTATTCCCGCAGCGGCGCGGGTGGGTCCTCGGGCGCTGCGGCTCGGGCGATGTCGTCGCGGGTCAGGAGGTAGTCCGCCAGGGCGGCGCAGGAACGGTGCTGGAAGATGACGTCCGGCTTGATCGGAACGCCGAGGACCGTCCCGACCCGGCGGGCCAGGCGCACGTAGATGATGGAGTTCAGGCCGAGCTGCCGGAACGACGCGTCCTCGTCGAAGCCCAGCGCCTCGTCGCCGATCTCCGGCCGGAGGACCTCGCGCTTGATGCGCTCGACCAGGTCTCGGCGTGGGTCGGGCGCAGGCTCCTGCACGGTGGTGATCCGGTCGATGAGCGAGGTGAGCACCTTCGATTCGCCCAGTTCCGTGAAAACCGACACGCCTGCGTCCCGCAGATACCGGATGCAGTCGGTCCATCGGACGGGCTTGGCGATCTGCTCGGCGAGCAATTCGCGGACTTCCC
Encoded here:
- a CDS encoding MbtH family protein; translated protein: MSNPFESPDGTFHVLVNDEGQHSLWPAFAEVPAGWTVVLAETDRPTCLAYVEEHWTDMRPLSLVRR
- a CDS encoding DUF6875 domain-containing protein, coding for MTPKASVVDFESALESVDSWLTEYISASHPEIGRTGPICPFVSPSRRNRTLEVRLRLVGHAPSLELVEEIAHSSLREYELTTWQGRNPMLQAMVIVLPDLRSEDTGLLDLAQAHVKDDFVARGLMIGQFHENCDVTAARNPRFVVSRAPVPVLAIRAIALHDVFFLSERPHWFQKYREKFGKFYGPDSTLMDPLLVERYRESEQAYGKAS
- a CDS encoding class I adenylate-forming enzyme family protein, which translates into the protein MANTWWGSHLLSPGADDELWAVSSAPVTRGQLRTSVADLGERFREQGITEGSSVLLRMKPSFTYLHVLLALWSRGAQVVLVDFRLKPAEYEPLSDLVRPQYLVAAAGAGGPVAGFRQESGFSVQRLPNGRPAVDGVRLVQFSSGSTGRPKVIGRPADSVLAEIDRHGAVPGIPGKGERVMLLNSVMHNMGLVSGVLHALAAGATLIVPPTLRPAEVVRMMARTDTSAVYGTPVHYDLLSRVESRPELPALRLAVSGGERVPQETHDRFRTHFGLPISPVYGVTEFGLIAGDLSGASVPPQLGPPVPGAEVKVVDEELFVRMKQSPYLYGGHTDRFADGWLRTYDRVRQDPATGVLTMLGRADSLAVVGGLKVDLAEVETVLLDHPRVTETVVTHGEVIEAFVGTDQELASDELVAWCRERLSPAKNPKRFFVAKRLPRNSMGKLVRDRALMHEHVKSELSSQTQGDR
- a CDS encoding acyl carrier protein; this encodes MISKNDIRTILSESAGLGPPEELPDDAELAIDSFTLVVLQHGLEDRHGVVIDPQFEDMALFTSINGIHKYVMTLLEEK